In the Agrococcus sp. Marseille-Q4369 genome, one interval contains:
- a CDS encoding response regulator, with protein sequence MRILIADDDPQILRALRITLTAKGYQIFTAADGAEAIAAAIDHHPDIFLIDLGMPKLDGIEVIHGIRGWSQAPILVVSGRAGAADKVEALDAGADDYITKPFAVEELLARIRALTRRVPPDDATPVVHLGAVTIDLAAHSVTRDTPDGQKQIRLTPTEWQFIDILIRNAGKLVTRQTILTTIWGTEHAEDTGYLRLYVSQLRRKLEEDPTNPVHLLTEPGMGYRLDGMTT encoded by the coding sequence ATGAGAATCCTGATCGCCGATGACGACCCGCAGATCCTCCGCGCCCTGCGCATCACGCTCACCGCCAAGGGCTACCAGATCTTCACCGCCGCTGACGGTGCCGAAGCGATCGCCGCCGCCATCGACCACCACCCCGACATCTTCCTCATCGACCTCGGCATGCCCAAGCTCGACGGCATCGAAGTCATCCACGGCATCCGCGGCTGGTCGCAGGCACCCATCCTCGTCGTCTCCGGACGTGCCGGCGCTGCTGACAAAGTCGAAGCCCTCGACGCCGGCGCGGACGACTACATCACCAAACCCTTCGCCGTCGAAGAACTCCTCGCCCGCATCCGCGCACTCACCCGCAGAGTCCCCCCAGACGACGCCACCCCCGTCGTCCACCTCGGCGCGGTGACCATCGACCTCGCCGCGCACAGCGTCACCCGCGACACTCCCGACGGGCAAAAGCAGATCCGCCTCACCCCCACGGAATGGCAGTTCATCGACATCCTCATCCGCAACGCCGGGAAGCTCGTCACTCGCCAAACCATCCTCACCACCATCTGGGGCACCGAACACGCCGAAGACACCGGCTACCTCCGCCTCTACGTCTCCCAGCTGCGACGCAAGCTCGAAGAAGACCCCACCAACCCCGTGCATCTCCTGACCGAGCCGGGCATGGGCTACCGTCTCGACGGCATGACCACCTGA
- a CDS encoding IS3 family transposase (programmed frameshift) — MPKQIPEETKQRAVRLVLDHLDEYPNLTTACETVSKRLGFGAESLRRWVRQAQVDAGERHGASTSESERVRRLERENRELREANAILRDAGSFLRRGTRPPTPLIVAFIDEQRAKGRAVESICQVLRQQGVRVAARTYRAWKRAEPSSRDLADAVVIDALLATVGTPEGMYGRRKMTAHLRRSGHDVSQRRVDRLMRDLGLNGRVRGRGVRTTVPDRNAERAPDLLERDFTAPAPNQRWVADFTYVRTWAGFVYVSFVIDCFSRAIVGWQAATTKTTPLVTTALRMGLWRRDRAGRPALDGLVHHSDAGSQFTSVSFAETLALEGIAASIGSIGDAYDNALAESTIGLFKTEAIRDDSPFRTGPLKQLEDVEWVTAEWVDWYNARRLHSTLGDVPPEEFETAYYADLETPTHPVLAPA, encoded by the exons ATGCCGAAGCAGATCCCGGAGGAGACGAAGCAGCGAGCGGTCCGGCTCGTGCTCGATCATCTCGATGAGTATCCGAACCTGACGACCGCGTGCGAGACGGTCTCGAAGCGGCTCGGCTTCGGGGCCGAGTCGCTGCGCCGATGGGTGCGGCAGGCGCAGGTCGATGCCGGCGAGCGGCACGGCGCATCGACGAGCGAGTCGGAGCGCGTGCGGCGGCTGGAGCGGGAGAACCGAGAGCTGCGCGAGGCGAACGCGATCCTGCGCGACGCGG GCAGTTTTCTTCGCCGGGGAACTCGACCCCCGACGCCGCTGATCGTCGCGTTCATCGACGAGCAGCGAGCCAAGGGACGCGCGGTCGAGTCGATCTGCCAGGTCCTGCGTCAGCAGGGCGTGCGGGTCGCCGCGCGGACCTACCGGGCGTGGAAGCGCGCCGAGCCCAGCAGCCGAGACCTCGCCGACGCGGTCGTGATCGACGCGCTCCTGGCGACGGTGGGCACGCCGGAGGGCATGTACGGGCGGCGGAAGATGACGGCGCATCTGCGCCGGAGCGGCCACGACGTGTCCCAGCGGCGCGTGGACCGGCTCATGCGTGATCTCGGCCTCAACGGCCGGGTCCGCGGCCGCGGCGTGCGCACGACGGTCCCGGATCGGAACGCCGAGCGCGCGCCGGATCTGCTCGAGCGCGACTTCACCGCGCCGGCCCCCAACCAGCGCTGGGTGGCGGACTTCACCTACGTGCGCACCTGGGCCGGGTTCGTCTATGTGTCGTTCGTGATCGACTGCTTCTCGCGCGCGATCGTCGGCTGGCAGGCGGCGACCACGAAGACCACGCCGCTGGTGACCACCGCGCTGCGCATGGGTCTGTGGCGGCGCGACCGAGCCGGCCGCCCAGCGCTCGACGGACTGGTCCATCACAGCGATGCCGGGTCGCAATTCACGTCCGTGAGCTTCGCCGAGACGCTCGCGCTCGAGGGCATCGCCGCCTCGATCGGCTCGATCGGCGACGCCTACGACAACGCGCTCGCCGAGTCCACGATCGGGCTGTTCAAGACCGAGGCGATCCGAGACGACTCACCGTTCCGGACCGGGCCGCTCAAGCAGCTCGAGGACGTCGAGTGGGTGACGGCCGAGTGGGTCGACTGGTACAACGCCAGGCGCCTGCACTCGACCCTCGGCGACGTCCCGCCCGAGGAGTTCGAGACCGCGTACTATGCTGACCTCGAAACGCCAACCCACCCGGTGCTGGCACCCGCATAG
- a CDS encoding helix-turn-helix domain-containing protein — protein sequence MTGAPEPTVSSPLLHSRDVAAYLKVSESTLSRWRSAGTGPPFIRMSGIARYRIDAVDAWLTELEHDHAAQG from the coding sequence ATGACCGGCGCGCCAGAGCCCACCGTCTCCTCACCGCTGCTGCACAGTCGTGATGTCGCCGCCTACCTGAAGGTGTCGGAATCCACGCTGTCGCGGTGGCGCTCGGCAGGCACGGGGCCGCCATTCATTCGCATGAGCGGTATCGCGCGGTATCGCATCGACGCCGTCGACGCGTGGTTGACCGAACTCGAGCACGACCATGCCGCGCAAGGGTGA
- a CDS encoding site-specific integrase — protein MPRKGEPLPKADPKPVPPIGVKVSTDMERRSYGIRARARWTDPITKRRVIRSEIVPDEAAAHAFFDQLRNSSVKGMDTTMTLTEFVTSIGDRWARGLDPTSTGETYGFGLKLRVLPALGHLPVTQITAGIIDRTIDGWEQRYGASTIKNSIAPLVRVLDEAVRDGLITINPAKNRAKRSLNRNAFRTQSAEQASPRAHAIPDMKTLNKLAAACGKVDQSYSDFVMLAALLAARSSEVSGLQVGDVKFDKNLVVIARQIFPGKGGLVTKPTKSRKERRVPILEPLRPVLERLTAGRQPEAQLLVGPKGGVLTTATVRDATNWDKIVADLGLPDLTRHGLRHTGATWMADAGVPLHVLQEILGHASMETTRGYLHPDDRHLASAAEQANAFLSPSGQKRQNPRGRPSARGI, from the coding sequence ATGCCGCGCAAGGGTGAGCCGCTCCCGAAGGCCGATCCGAAACCGGTGCCACCTATCGGGGTGAAAGTCTCCACCGACATGGAGCGCCGCTCCTACGGAATCCGTGCGCGGGCCAGGTGGACTGATCCGATCACGAAGCGCCGTGTGATCCGGTCTGAGATCGTTCCTGATGAGGCCGCTGCTCACGCGTTCTTCGACCAACTGCGGAACTCTTCCGTTAAGGGCATGGATACGACCATGACGTTGACGGAGTTCGTCACCTCGATCGGTGACCGGTGGGCGCGAGGCCTGGACCCGACATCGACCGGCGAGACCTACGGGTTCGGGCTCAAGCTCCGTGTCCTGCCTGCACTGGGGCATCTGCCGGTGACGCAGATCACCGCGGGCATCATCGACCGGACCATCGACGGGTGGGAGCAACGCTACGGCGCATCCACGATCAAGAACTCGATCGCACCGCTCGTGCGTGTCCTCGATGAGGCGGTGCGAGACGGGCTGATCACCATCAACCCGGCGAAGAACCGTGCGAAGCGGAGCCTGAATCGGAACGCGTTCCGGACGCAGTCAGCCGAGCAGGCGTCACCACGCGCGCATGCCATCCCTGACATGAAGACGCTGAACAAGCTCGCGGCAGCCTGCGGCAAGGTCGACCAGTCCTACAGCGACTTCGTGATGCTCGCCGCGCTCCTCGCCGCACGCTCCTCCGAGGTGTCAGGCCTGCAAGTCGGTGATGTGAAGTTCGACAAGAACCTCGTCGTCATCGCGCGTCAGATCTTCCCCGGCAAAGGCGGGCTCGTCACCAAGCCGACCAAGAGCCGGAAGGAACGACGAGTGCCGATTCTCGAACCTCTCCGCCCCGTACTGGAACGGCTCACCGCGGGCAGACAACCAGAGGCGCAGCTTCTCGTCGGGCCGAAAGGCGGGGTCCTGACGACCGCGACCGTCCGCGACGCGACCAACTGGGACAAGATCGTCGCAGACCTCGGGCTTCCCGACCTCACCCGCCACGGGCTCCGCCACACCGGAGCCACCTGGATGGCCGACGCCGGCGTTCCCCTCCACGTGCTCCAAGAGATCCTGGGACACGCATCAATGGAAACCACCCGCGGATACCTTCACCCCGACGACCGCCACCTCGCATCCGCCGCAGAGCAAGCCAATGCCTTCCTCTCGCCCTCCGGGCAGAAGCGCCAGAACCCGCGCGGCAGGCCGTCCGCGCGAGGCATCTGA
- a CDS encoding peptidase S10, with amino-acid sequence MNDTQRSDDSKPAPDTGITQLDDELITTRHTLATDEGELAYTARSGRVVLWQEKTEDDVFRGRRARAQVAITAYTLDGADPTRRPVTFAFNGGPGSASVWLHMGVLGPRRVVMGDAGSLAAPPYGIADNPESLLRVSDLVFIDPVSTGRSRPAEGEKAKDFHGFSADIESVAEIIRQWVTAEGRWLSPKFLAGESYGTTRAAGLAQHLQGELGMYLNGLLLISSVLDFSTANFERGGDRAHAMYLPFYAATAWQHGFHEGRSLEEVVAEAQDYAARDYPYALGRGARLTTEERADAVARVARLTGLSESYVDRADLRIEHWRYFGELLRDRGLTVGRLDSRFTGPAASGIAEHMDADPSMDAILGPYAAAYQHYLHHELGVRDTGPYHVFGKDVIEHWSYKEFENAPVYVIDRLSRAMRQNPHLGVHFAYGWFDGATPFSSAEDSVAHLQIPAALRDNLEHRYYEAGHMMYVHEPSRVAQAADLADFVQRRSGRSAPSDTLRAGGAERVEGGTDLSCMR; translated from the coding sequence GTGAACGACACGCAGCGCAGCGACGACTCCAAGCCCGCACCCGACACCGGCATCACGCAGCTCGACGACGAGCTCATCACCACGCGGCACACGCTCGCGACCGACGAGGGCGAGCTCGCCTACACGGCGCGATCGGGCCGCGTGGTGCTGTGGCAGGAGAAGACCGAGGACGACGTCTTCCGCGGCCGCCGCGCCCGCGCGCAGGTCGCGATCACTGCCTACACGCTCGACGGGGCCGACCCGACGCGGCGCCCGGTCACCTTCGCGTTCAACGGCGGTCCGGGCTCGGCGAGCGTGTGGCTGCATATGGGCGTGCTGGGGCCGCGCCGCGTGGTGATGGGCGATGCCGGCTCGCTCGCCGCGCCGCCCTACGGCATCGCCGACAACCCGGAGTCGCTCCTGCGCGTCTCGGACCTCGTCTTCATCGACCCCGTCTCGACCGGTCGCTCGCGGCCCGCCGAGGGCGAGAAGGCGAAGGACTTCCACGGCTTCTCCGCCGACATCGAGTCGGTCGCCGAGATCATCCGCCAGTGGGTGACGGCTGAGGGCCGCTGGCTGAGCCCGAAGTTCCTCGCGGGGGAGTCGTACGGCACGACGCGCGCGGCAGGCCTCGCGCAGCACCTGCAGGGCGAGCTGGGCATGTACCTCAACGGCCTGCTGCTCATCTCGAGCGTGCTCGACTTCTCGACGGCGAACTTCGAGCGCGGCGGCGACCGCGCGCACGCGATGTACCTGCCGTTCTACGCCGCGACGGCGTGGCAGCACGGGTTCCACGAGGGCCGATCGCTCGAGGAGGTCGTCGCCGAGGCGCAGGACTACGCGGCGCGCGACTACCCGTACGCGCTGGGTCGAGGTGCGCGCCTGACGACGGAGGAGAGGGCGGATGCGGTGGCTCGCGTCGCGCGCCTCACCGGCTTGAGCGAGTCCTACGTCGACCGCGCTGACCTGCGCATCGAGCACTGGCGTTACTTCGGCGAGCTGCTGCGCGATCGCGGCCTCACCGTCGGCCGGCTCGACTCGCGCTTCACCGGCCCCGCGGCGAGCGGGATCGCGGAGCACATGGACGCCGACCCGTCGATGGACGCCATCCTCGGGCCGTACGCCGCTGCCTACCAGCACTACCTCCACCACGAGCTCGGCGTGCGCGACACCGGGCCGTACCACGTGTTCGGCAAGGACGTCATCGAGCACTGGAGCTACAAGGAGTTCGAGAACGCGCCCGTCTACGTCATCGACCGGCTCTCTCGCGCGATGCGGCAGAACCCGCACCTCGGGGTCCACTTCGCGTACGGCTGGTTCGACGGCGCGACGCCGTTCTCGTCGGCGGAGGACTCGGTCGCGCACCTGCAGATCCCGGCGGCGCTGCGCGACAACCTCGAGCACCGCTACTACGAGGCCGGCCACATGATGTACGTGCACGAGCCCTCGCGCGTCGCGCAGGCGGCCGACCTCGCCGACTTCGTGCAGCGCCGCTCCGGCCGCTCCGCTCCCTCCGACACGCTCCGCGCCGGAGGCGCAGAGCGTGTCGAAGGGGGAACCGACCTCTCCTGCATGCGGTAG
- a CDS encoding FBP domain-containing protein: protein MREVTEEQLRACFVNATRRELEQLPMPGLHETIWDEREYLGWRGERSSRVGYIVHWRGDELVGVVVRAAPGGLRPGIAAMCSMCQSTQPATQVRMFSARLASLDGDTGSSIGTYLCDDLACSHIIRSGPPHLTSPARIAARGAALLERLERFTARVERATREARGG, encoded by the coding sequence ATGCGCGAGGTGACCGAGGAGCAGCTCCGCGCGTGCTTCGTGAACGCGACGCGGCGCGAGCTCGAGCAGCTGCCCATGCCGGGGCTGCACGAGACCATTTGGGACGAGCGGGAGTACCTCGGCTGGCGCGGCGAGCGCTCGAGCCGGGTCGGCTACATCGTCCACTGGCGCGGCGACGAGCTCGTCGGCGTCGTCGTGCGCGCGGCGCCCGGCGGCCTGCGCCCCGGCATCGCGGCGATGTGCTCGATGTGCCAGTCGACGCAGCCCGCGACCCAGGTGCGGATGTTCAGCGCGCGGCTCGCGAGCCTCGACGGCGACACCGGCAGCTCGATCGGCACGTACCTCTGCGATGACCTCGCGTGCTCGCACATCATCCGCAGCGGCCCGCCGCACCTCACGAGCCCGGCGCGCATCGCCGCTCGCGGTGCCGCGCTGCTCGAGCGGCTCGAGCGCTTCACCGCTCGGGTCGAGCGCGCGACGCGCGAGGCGCGCGGCGGCTGA
- a CDS encoding glyceraldehyde-3-phosphate dehydrogenase translates to MASATIPAVDSAHQAWLDRVALAESAVPIIGRLYRERDVVTHVHGKQLVNQSPIEILKAHRWARRVGERVLRIEDSMAVLRLVDELGIRGVSLDLGLLLGDAPERGLEEWARERVAELPSWEQDQPTDVVLYGFGRIGRLLARILIGHAGRGLGLRLRAIVVRRGGENDLEKRASLLRRDSVHGAFQGTIEIDREANTILANGTLIQVIYSDDPSSVDYTQHGIEHAVVVDNTGRWRDEAGLAQHLECPGVDRVVLTAPGKSPLKNVVFGVNHETIGSDDSIVTAASCTTNAITPVLKVINDAYGIEHGHVETVHSYTNDQNLIDNFHKGARRGRSAALNMVLTETGAAKAVSKALPELEGKLTGNAIRVPTPNVSMAILNLSLEQAVERDAVNELLRRTSLTGELRAQIDFTDSAEVVSSDFVGNNRAGIVDGLATIATGRHLVLYVWYDNEFGYSSQVIRVIEHMADQMAKARQLAPA, encoded by the coding sequence GTGGCATCCGCAACCATCCCCGCCGTCGACAGCGCCCACCAGGCGTGGCTCGACCGCGTCGCCCTGGCCGAGTCCGCCGTCCCCATCATCGGGCGGCTCTACCGGGAGCGCGACGTCGTCACGCACGTGCACGGCAAGCAGCTCGTGAACCAGTCGCCGATCGAGATCCTCAAGGCGCACCGGTGGGCTCGCCGCGTGGGCGAGCGCGTGCTGCGCATCGAGGACTCGATGGCCGTGCTGCGCCTCGTCGACGAGCTTGGCATCCGCGGCGTCTCGCTCGACCTCGGCCTGCTGCTCGGCGATGCGCCCGAGCGCGGTCTCGAGGAGTGGGCGCGCGAGCGCGTCGCCGAGCTGCCGTCGTGGGAGCAGGACCAGCCGACCGACGTCGTGCTCTACGGCTTCGGCCGTATCGGTCGCCTGCTCGCGCGCATCCTCATCGGCCACGCGGGCCGCGGCCTCGGCCTGCGCCTGCGCGCGATCGTCGTGCGCCGCGGCGGCGAGAACGACCTCGAGAAGCGCGCGAGCCTGCTGCGCCGCGACTCGGTGCACGGCGCCTTCCAGGGCACGATCGAGATCGACCGCGAGGCGAACACGATCCTCGCGAACGGCACGCTCATCCAGGTCATCTACTCCGACGACCCCTCGAGCGTCGACTACACGCAGCACGGCATCGAGCACGCCGTCGTCGTCGACAACACCGGCCGGTGGCGCGACGAAGCCGGACTCGCCCAGCACCTCGAATGCCCCGGCGTCGACCGCGTCGTGCTCACCGCGCCGGGCAAGAGCCCGCTCAAGAACGTCGTCTTCGGCGTCAACCACGAGACCATCGGCTCCGACGACAGCATCGTCACCGCCGCATCCTGCACGACGAACGCCATCACGCCGGTGCTCAAGGTCATCAACGACGCGTACGGCATCGAGCACGGCCACGTCGAGACGGTGCACTCGTACACGAACGACCAGAACCTCATCGACAACTTCCACAAGGGCGCGCGCCGCGGCCGCTCCGCGGCGCTCAACATGGTGCTCACCGAGACCGGTGCCGCGAAGGCAGTCTCGAAGGCGCTGCCCGAGCTCGAGGGCAAGCTGACCGGCAACGCGATCCGCGTGCCGACGCCCAACGTGTCGATGGCGATCCTCAACCTCTCGCTCGAGCAGGCCGTCGAGCGCGACGCCGTCAACGAGCTGCTGCGCCGCACGTCGCTCACGGGCGAGCTGCGCGCGCAGATCGACTTCACCGACTCGGCCGAGGTCGTCTCCTCCGACTTCGTCGGCAACAACCGCGCCGGCATCGTCGACGGCCTCGCGACGATCGCGACCGGCCGTCACCTCGTGCTCTACGTCTGGTACGACAACGAGTTCGGCTACTCGTCGCAGGTCATCCGCGTCATCGAGCACATGGCCGACCAGATGGCCAAGGCCCGGCAGCTCGCCCCGGCCTGA
- a CDS encoding siderophore-interacting protein, translating into MAGPERVAAVAPKFIELEVLDNQQVSPHIRRVTLGGDEVSAMTPQGFDQWFRFFMRREGQDVLRVPKSPSTWFPQYLAMREQHRPWIRNYTVRGFRLDAGELDIDFVCHEDPGPGAAWAMAAERGERAVLLDEGLLYNDDGLEGEILMLGDESVLPAVAGVCGSLEDDARGTVVLEVGHRDDIQEFRRPAGVDIRWVERGSLREGQAALEELRGMRMPEEFGYAYAAGEQQLATGARRHLVRDRGIDKRRITFTGYWKLGKAYVS; encoded by the coding sequence ATGGCGGGACCCGAGCGCGTCGCTGCGGTCGCACCCAAGTTCATCGAGCTCGAGGTGCTCGACAACCAGCAGGTGTCGCCGCACATCCGTCGCGTGACCCTCGGCGGCGACGAGGTCTCGGCGATGACGCCGCAGGGCTTCGACCAGTGGTTCCGCTTCTTCATGCGCCGCGAGGGGCAGGACGTGCTGCGGGTGCCGAAGAGCCCCTCCACGTGGTTCCCGCAGTACCTCGCGATGCGCGAGCAGCACCGCCCCTGGATCCGCAACTACACGGTGCGCGGTTTCCGGCTCGACGCCGGCGAGCTCGACATCGACTTCGTCTGCCACGAGGATCCGGGCCCCGGCGCGGCGTGGGCGATGGCCGCGGAGCGCGGCGAGCGCGCCGTGCTGCTCGACGAGGGACTCCTCTACAACGACGACGGCCTCGAGGGCGAGATCCTCATGCTCGGCGACGAGTCGGTGCTGCCGGCGGTCGCGGGCGTGTGCGGCTCGCTCGAGGACGACGCGCGCGGCACGGTCGTGCTCGAGGTCGGCCACCGCGACGACATCCAGGAGTTCCGCCGCCCGGCCGGCGTCGACATCCGCTGGGTCGAGCGCGGGAGCCTCCGCGAGGGCCAGGCGGCGCTCGAGGAGCTGCGCGGGATGCGCATGCCCGAGGAGTTCGGCTACGCCTACGCGGCGGGGGAGCAGCAGCTCGCGACGGGTGCGCGTCGGCACCTCGTGCGCGATCGCGGGATCGACAAGCGGCGCATCACCTTCACGGGCTACTGGAAGCTCGGCAAGGCGTACGTCTCTTGA
- a CDS encoding MFS transporter, with translation MHPTPARRSLALFTLALGGFGIGTTEFATMGILPLAASDLVPAFGADPAGGIAHAGWLITAYALGVVVGAPLVSVWAAKMSQKTLVLLLAAAFAVANLASGLMPTFELTVAARFVAGLPHGAYFGVAALLAARIMGPGRQGAGVALALSGLTIANVIGVPLGTWLGQVAGWRWTYAAVAVIFLITLVLAAIALPRQPGDPTRSAKREISAFRNPRLWLMIAVGCIGFGGFFAVYSYAAETVTRVAGLPEPAIAWLLATVGVGMTIGNAIGGWASDRSIRRTILIGFPVLIASLALFGLLGSQPVALFVLAFMIGGAGSVLNPAIQARIMGIAGDAELLGAATNHAAFNVGNAIGAALGGAVIAAGLGYLAPAWIGVALAGTGFLIAIWSLAIDRQPDTATHHVVATVLGPTTAGIEVIDR, from the coding sequence ATGCACCCGACTCCCGCGCGACGATCCCTCGCGCTCTTCACCCTCGCGCTCGGCGGATTCGGGATCGGCACGACCGAGTTCGCGACGATGGGCATCCTCCCCCTCGCCGCGAGCGACCTCGTGCCCGCGTTCGGCGCCGACCCTGCCGGCGGCATCGCGCACGCCGGCTGGCTCATCACCGCCTACGCGCTCGGCGTCGTGGTCGGCGCGCCGCTCGTGTCGGTGTGGGCCGCGAAGATGTCGCAGAAGACGCTCGTGCTGCTGCTCGCCGCCGCGTTCGCCGTCGCGAACCTCGCGAGCGGCCTCATGCCGACGTTCGAGCTCACGGTCGCCGCGCGCTTCGTCGCCGGGCTGCCGCACGGCGCCTACTTCGGGGTCGCGGCGCTGCTCGCCGCACGCATCATGGGGCCTGGGCGGCAAGGCGCGGGCGTCGCGCTCGCGCTCTCGGGGCTCACGATCGCGAATGTGATCGGCGTGCCGCTCGGCACGTGGCTCGGCCAGGTCGCCGGCTGGCGCTGGACGTATGCGGCCGTCGCCGTCATCTTCCTCATCACCCTCGTGCTCGCCGCGATCGCGCTGCCGCGACAGCCGGGCGATCCGACGCGCAGCGCGAAGCGCGAGATCTCGGCGTTCCGGAACCCCAGGCTGTGGCTCATGATCGCCGTCGGCTGCATCGGCTTCGGCGGCTTCTTCGCCGTCTACTCGTACGCGGCCGAGACCGTCACGCGCGTCGCGGGCCTGCCCGAGCCGGCGATCGCGTGGCTGCTCGCGACGGTCGGCGTCGGCATGACGATCGGCAACGCGATCGGCGGCTGGGCGAGCGACCGCAGCATCCGTCGCACGATCCTCATCGGCTTCCCCGTGCTCATCGCATCCCTCGCGCTCTTCGGGCTGCTCGGCTCGCAGCCGGTCGCGCTCTTCGTGCTCGCGTTCATGATCGGCGGCGCCGGCTCGGTGCTCAACCCCGCCATCCAAGCGCGGATCATGGGCATCGCGGGCGACGCCGAGCTGCTCGGCGCGGCGACGAACCACGCGGCCTTCAACGTCGGCAACGCGATCGGCGCGGCCCTCGGCGGCGCCGTCATCGCAGCCGGCCTCGGCTACCTCGCGCCCGCGTGGATCGGCGTCGCGCTCGCCGGCACCGGCTTTCTCATCGCGATCTGGAGCCTCGCGATCGACCGCCAGCCCGACACCGCGACGCACCACGTCGTCGCGACGGTGCTCGGCCCCACGACGGCGGGCATCGAGGTCATCGACCGCTGA
- the pdxY gene encoding pyridoxal kinase PdxY, which yields MRFLSIQSHVAYGHVGNSAAVFPLQRAGHEVWPVLTVNFSNHTGYGAWGGPLIPADDVRAVVTGIEDRGVLGSVDGVLSGYLGGEAIVEVVLDAVARVKAANPQATYTCDPVMGNAKSGCFVAPTIPPLIRERALPVADIITPNQFELGFMTGTDPDTVESTLESVDRARDLGPDTVLVTSVLRPDREPDTIEMLAVDGEGAWILQTPHLPFKANGSGDVTSALFTAHYRESGSAKVALERTASSVFDLLQVTLESGERELRIVQAQDAFAHPRMQFEARQVR from the coding sequence ATGAGGTTCCTGTCGATCCAGTCGCACGTCGCCTACGGGCACGTCGGCAACTCCGCGGCCGTCTTCCCCCTGCAGCGCGCGGGGCACGAGGTGTGGCCGGTGCTCACCGTCAACTTCTCGAACCACACGGGCTACGGCGCGTGGGGCGGGCCGCTCATCCCCGCCGACGACGTGCGCGCGGTCGTGACCGGCATCGAGGACCGCGGCGTGCTCGGCTCGGTCGACGGGGTGCTCTCGGGCTACCTCGGCGGTGAGGCGATCGTGGAGGTCGTGCTCGACGCCGTCGCCCGCGTGAAGGCCGCGAACCCGCAGGCGACGTACACGTGCGACCCGGTGATGGGCAACGCGAAGTCGGGCTGCTTCGTCGCCCCGACGATCCCGCCGCTCATCCGCGAGCGCGCGCTGCCGGTCGCCGACATCATCACGCCGAACCAGTTCGAGCTCGGCTTCATGACCGGCACCGACCCCGACACGGTCGAGTCGACGCTCGAGTCGGTCGACCGCGCGCGCGACCTCGGTCCCGACACGGTGCTCGTCACGAGCGTGCTGCGGCCCGACCGCGAGCCCGACACGATCGAGATGCTCGCGGTCGACGGCGAGGGTGCGTGGATCCTCCAGACACCGCACCTGCCGTTCAAGGCGAACGGCTCCGGCGATGTCACGAGCGCGCTCTTCACCGCGCACTACCGCGAGAGCGGCTCGGCGAAGGTCGCGCTCGAGCGCACGGCGTCGAGCGTCTTCGACCTGCTGCAGGTGACGCTCGAGTCGGGCGAGCGCGAGCTGCGGATCGTGCAGGCGCAGGATGCGTTCGCCCACCCGCGCATGCAGTTCGAGGCGCGGCAGGTGCGCTGA